Sequence from the Exiguobacterium aurantiacum genome:
GTTGGGACGAGTCGATCAAGTTATCGGATGGCTCGAGCGGACATTATACAGAAGTTGATCAAACAAAAATGGTCAGTTGGCAATACGAAAATGTTGAATACGCAATCGACTATTCAGGGAGTCGTCTTTCAAAAGAAGAGTTACTAAAGATTGCGAGTTCAATCGAAAAGTAAGTAATGACAAGCTCCTTTAAATACGCCATTAAAAAAAACGATCTCACGCGAGATCGTTTTTTGGTGCAAGCTTAGGTTTGATTACTGCCGGTGCCGGCTGTTCGACTACGTCGTCCGTCAACATTTTCGTAACGACACGACCCGCAATCGAGACCGCGAGAAGCGTATAGAGTGCGTTCGAGAGCGGTAAATAGATGAGCGAGATCGCCAAGACGATGACATCAAACATGATGAGAATCGTCCCGACCGATACGCCGGTCCATTTTGATAGGCCGAGGGCGAATAAATCATCGCCCCCGGTCGCCCCGCCTGACTTTAAGACGAGACCGAGACCGTAGCCGGTCAGAATCCCGCTCGCGATGGCAGCGAACAACGTCGCCGGCCAGACTTGGATGTCAAACGTGAGCAAGTCCAAGCGGTCCCACATCGCGTAGCTGAGCGACAGTGACGCCGCGGCAAGCACGGCTTGCCCGACGAAACGCCAGCCTTTCCACCAAAGCGCGATTAAAAAGAAGGGGATATCGAGCACGATCATCGAGATCGCCGGATCGATATCAAATAAATAGCGGCCGAGTAATGCTAACCCGACGAAGCCTCCTTCTGCCAAACCAAACTGTTCATTCAAATAATAATAACCGAACGCCATAATCAGCGTTCCGAGCAATATGGTAGCAACTCGTTTCATTCCGATTGTCCTCCCCGTTTTCAACGGAGAGGAGGATCCTCAGTCGTAGCCGCGGTTCCATCTGTTCCATCTCCGATCTTCCGTTTGTTGATTTTTTACATTGATGTCGCTTGTAAAAAACTCAACGCTAGAAGTCCGGCAATTGAAACAGAGGCCATGTCCTCTCGGTATCCATAAAGACCTTCCTTTCCCAAATTGCGCGTAATCATGAAATTATTTTAACACATTTTCACGACTATTTCATTAAATGTATATTTAGTGTAGATTACGTTTCGGTAAATCTTTCTTCCCGAACCACCACCAGTTCCAGTCCCCGAACATTTTCATCAAAGACGGTACGAGCAAAATGCGGATGATGGTCGCATCGATGAAGATGGCGAGCGCGATCCCGACCCCGAGCTGTTTGATTGGGCTGACGCCAGTAAAGGCGAACGCTCCCGTGACGACAATCATGATGACCGCGGCCGACGTGATGATTTTACTCGTCTTCGCCAGTCCCATCTCCGTCGCATAGTCGTTATCTCCGGTCTCTCGGTAATATTCCTCGATTCGTGACACGAGGAACACCTCGTAGTCCATCGACAGGCCGAACACGAGCGAGAAGATGAACACCGGGGTCAAAATACTAATCGTCTCGGCGTCGTACACGTAACCCGACTCGAAGATGATGACGAGCAGCCCAAACGTCGCCCCGAGACCGAGCACGTTCATGATGATCGCTTTAATCGGAATCAAGACCGAGCGGAACGCCCACATGAGGATAATCATCGTCGCCATGATGACGGTCACGACCGCATACGGGATGCTGTCATAAATCTCTTCGTAGATTTCTTCGTTGAACGCGGCCGGTCCCCCGACGTCAAAACCGCTCTCGCGCCAATCTCGGACGAACGCCTGCGCGTCTTTGTCACTCGGCGGGACGTTGAAACTGACGTTGACGAGGGCGAGGTCGGTATTCCCTTCGAGCGTGACGAGACGTTCGAACGCCTCGAGTTGCTCCGGTGCCGCTTCAGCGAGTTGTTGGAATTCGACCGGTTCGAGCCCGGATGCAGTCAAGAACGTCGTGACATTGTCAACGATTGGATCATCAGACAGCTCATCGGTGAGTGCCGTCAACTCGTCAAGAATCATCGAATCGGTCAAATCATTCGTCTCAAATAACAGTACCGCATCGGTCGACGTCTCACCAAACACGTCGTCCCAACGTTCGAGGGCGGCCCGTGACTCGTACGAGGTCGGGAGCGCATCGGCGTCAGGGATGTTCAGTTCAAGGTCGCGGACGAACCAGAGACTCGGTAGTAACAACAAGAGTGCGACGAGCGTCATCGTGACAGGACGTCTCATGACGAAGCGGGCCAACTTCTGCCACCGCACCTCGGAACGCGTCTCATTCGTCTTGACGAGACGCCCTTTATTGATGGCGTCTCCGACGATGTAGAGGGCAGACGGCAACAACGTAAGCGCGGACAAGACCGCACCTGCGACGGCAATCAACGCACCGAGGGCGATTGCTTGGAACACATCGACTTGGATGAATAGCAACCCGGCCAGTCCGACAAAGACACAAAGTCCTGAGAACAGAATCGAGCGTCCGGCCGTCGCGACCGTTCGGACGATGGCGGCTTCACGTGACTTCCCTTTCGCGAGCTCTTCCCGGTACCGGTTGACGAGCAATAAGGAGAAATCAATGCCGAGCGCGATCGCAATCATCGCGACCGCATTCAACACGAAAATAGACAGTTCCATCGTTTGGGCAAAGAAGAACAACGAGCCCGCCGCCACGATGAACGTGATTAAACCGACGAATAATGGCATGAATGCGGCGAGAGGAGTCCCGAAGACGAGCAAGAGCACGAGCAGCGCGACTGGGATCCCAATCAGCTCGGCCCGAATCAAGTCATTCTTTGACGCCTCGTTCAAGTCATCCGCGAAGACCGGCTCTCCGGTCAGTCGCACGTCTGTATCCGTATCTCGAATTAAGGCGCCGCGAACGTCCTCAATCGATGCTTCGGCCGTATCGTAGTCCTCGAACTCGAGCAATAAGTAGGCGACGTCCCCAGAGCGGGCGTCCGGATTTTCGGCTGGCCTGATCACGCCGTCGACTCCATCGATCTCGACGAGTCGATCGCGTTGCTGTTCGATGACCGTTTCTAAATCCCCACCTTCAAGCAAGACGATCATCGAGGCACCGGCCCGATCGAATCGGTCGTTCAACGTGTCCTCTACTTGGGCGAAACGCCCGTCTTGAATTGCGAAGCCGTTGCCACGTAATTCACTTGGTAACTGCAATCCGAAATATACCGACACGGCGAGTAACACCGTCCAAATCAACACGACAGCGTAGCGCCATCGGACTAACGCTTGTCCTAATCGTTCCATCCCTGTCCACTCCTCTCCATCTAAGAAGACTGTTCCCGTTTTTTTCGGGATTCACCAAGTCTTCGCAAAAAAATCCTGAACCATGGTCTGGTCCAGGAGCGTCAACGCTCGAACACTTGAAGCCAACTATGGCAAAAGCGGCGTGGCGTTGACAGGACGACAAGTCGGTCGCCCGGTTCGTCCAATAAGACGACTTTCAGTAATTCAGTTTCGGCACACACTTCAGACGAGAACACTTCACAATCGCGTTCAAACAGTTGGAACGACGTCATCGATGTGATTGCGGTCGTCTCGCCGATTTGATCGACGATGACCATATCGCGGTCACCTCCGTATGGAATCGTCCATCTCGCGTTCGCCGCGACGTCCTCGACCATGAACTGTTGATTCAGTTCATCGTACAACGTCACGAGGCCAGGTGCCGTGAATCGTTCGAAATCATACGTCGGCTGATAAGCGAGTTCGATGATATTTCCGAACTCCGGGATCTCTTCGTAGCGGCTATACCGGAACGTGTGGTCATTCACGTTCAAGGCCACGATATCTGATTCGGCCGAGTAAAGAAACAGGTCGTCTCCTGACCAGTGGTGCAGGTTACTGAACCAATCGTCATGAAACGTCCGTGGGATCGGATGACGTTCCATCGTCCCGTTTGTTAAATCCATGACTCCGTATGTCTGTAAATCCCGAAACAGCGCGACGGCTCGTCTGCCATGTGGTTCAATATATAGTGCGCACGGTGCCCATTTCCACTCGAGTTCCCATCGGATTTGGAACGTCTCGTCGAAAAACAGAAAACCGGTTTGCGCCAAATACAACATCCATCCTCCACCAACGCGCTCCAACCATTCAACCGTTTGATGAAATTGATAGTCTGCTACTTGTTTGTACATTTGATCACTTCCTAGTTTCAGCTTAGCAACGCCCGACGCATTTATCGATTTTGAATGTGTTCACAGAACACATTCTCCATGCGCTTGATTTTCCTGTATACTGGCAATAGCATACCCTTAATGTGAGAGGAGGAACCTGAATGCGTCCACTACAACTCTCTCCCGAGACAGCGGTCGAGCTTGCCAAAAAGCTGAACGTCCCGCTCGAGGAGCTCATGCATATGCCAAAACATATCATCGTGAAGAAGATGATGGAACTCGAGGCAGCCAAAACTGAAACAAACGAGGAAAAGGAGACGGAATGACGTCTCCTTTTTTGTTTACTGCTGTTTGTTCTTACGTTTTTTCGCGACGTACCAGAGGCCGAGGATGGCAAGGGCAGCCCCACCGGCGACAGCGTATTTGCTGTAATCCGGGCGGCGTTCCGTCACGACGAGTGTCGAAAGTGGCGCAATCATGACGTGCCGATCTTCAAGTAGGCGCGGCGCCGTCAAATTGACGGTATGGTCTTCGACATGCACCTCGAACTTACCGGCCGGCAGTTTCACTTCGACCTCTTTCTCGAGTCCGTTATGGTACACGAGATGACGTTCGACGTACCCTTCGACGTGGCGACTGAGTTCAAAGGCAATCACACCTTCTTCTTCATCGAAGAAGCGCAAATGTTTGCGAATCTGCTCCGTGTTCTCGAGACGGAACAGCGGATATTGTTTCCGCAAACTGATCAATCCTTTCACGTATTCGACGCTCGGTGTCTCTTGCTCGGCCCGTGTCCAGTCCAAGCGGTTGACGACCTCACCCGAGTTAAAGCTGTTCTCGTCTCCGTCTTTTGTCCGGAAGAACTCTTGACCGCTATGCAAGAACGGGATGCCTTGACCGAGCATGACGATTGTTGTCGCGAGGCGATGCCGACGGCGGCGTGTCGTCTCATCGTCATCCGGGTTCGTGATGGCCAGCTTGTCCCAGAGCGTCAAATTGTCATGACACTCGACGTAGTTCACGACTTGGTTCGGCTCATCGGCAAAACTCTGACTCGTGACCGCGCCGGCAATGCCGCGCTTGACGTCCGCCGTCATGTCGGTGTTGCCGCTGATCCAGCCCGGCAAGTCCTCGATGAACACATCCCCACGGACGCCGTCGCGAATTGCGTCGTTGAACTGGGCGATGCGTGGCATCTTGTGGGCGTTGTGTTGGTTCGCTTTTTTACGGACCGAGAGCGGCGTATCGAGATTCCAACCTTCTCCGGTCACAAGGATCGACGGATCGATGCGATCGAGTGCTTTCCGGACTTGGTTCATCGTCTTGACGTCATGGAGGCCCATCAAATCGAAGCGGAAACCATCGATCATGAACTCTTTTGCCCAGTACGAAACACATTCGACGATCAATTTACGCATCATCGCACGTTCTGAAGCGGTATCGTTCCCACACGCCGAACCATCGGCGAGCGTTCCGTCCTCGTTCAACCGGTAATAGTAATCCGGCACGAACTGGCCGAGTGGTGTCGTCAAAGCGTCGTACGTGTGGTTGAACACGACGTCCATGATGACACGGATCCCGCGGTCGTGAAGTGCCTGAATCATCGCCTTCAACTCGACGATGCGAGCGGCCGGATCGTCGGCGGACGAGGCGTACGAACCTTCAACGGCAAAATAATGGACCGGGTCATAACCCCAGTTATAATTCGCCTCGCTCTCGCGGGACTCGTTCACCGAACCGTAATCGAAGAACGGCATGAGTTGGAGATGTGTGACGCCGAGCGCGGTGATATAGTCGAGTGCGGTCGGATAACCGTTCGACGTTTTCGTGCCAGCCTCGGTCATGCCGAGGAATTTTCCGCGATGCATGACGCCGCTATCCGGATGGCTCGTCAAATCACGGACGTGCGCCTCATAAATGACCGCCTCTTGTGAAGAGTGGAAGAGCGGACGTTCTTTGACCCAATGGTCCGGGTTGAGCGCTGACGGGTCGAGCAGACACCCGCGCTTCCCATTGACCCCAACGACTTTCGCATACGGATCGAGCGACTCGACGCGTTTGCCATCGACGACAGCTTCAAACACGTAAAAATATCCTTCGAATGAGGCACGGTCGAGTTCGGTGACCCACGTCCCTTTCTCAGCCCGTTCGAGTTCAATCCGTTCGAACTTTCGTGCCCGCGGTGTGCGGAAAAGTTTCACGGTCATCTCTTCGGCGACAGGCGACCAGACCCGCAACCGGATGATATCACCTTTAAACGTCACCCCGAGGTCTTTGCCGTGATACGCCATATGGTCTAAATCTACATTTGTCTGTTGATCGATAGTATGTTCCATCTCTTTCACTCCTTCACTACTTCAAATCTGCTATCATTATAACAAAACCCTTGTAAAGGATGGATGAAACATGGCAAAAGACAATTCTTTTGATATCGTGTCAGAAATGAACCTCGAAGAAGTGAAGAACGCGATTCAAATCGCGGAGAAAGAAATTTTGAACCGTTACGACTTCAAAGGATCGAAGAGTGAGATGTCACTCGATAACGGGGATCTCGTCCTCGTCTCAGATGACGACTATAAACTCGAGCAATTGAAGGACGTCATGATCACGAAATTGATCAAGCGCGGCGTACCGACCAAAAACCTCGACTATCAAAAAGTCGAGCGCGCCCTCGGTGGCACCGTCCGCCAACGCGTCAAGCTGAAGAGCGGCATCGATAAAGACGATGCGAAAAAAATCAACAACGCCATCAAAGAATCGAAATTAAAAGTGAAGTCGCAAATCCAAGACGATCAAATCCGAGTGACGGCCAAGTCACGCGATGACCTCCAAGCCGTCATGCAACTCGTTCGTGAGCTCGAATTGTCCGTCGATGCCCAATTCACGAACTACCGATGAAACTCGCCATCATCAGTGACCCGCATGGTTCGTTTGATGATTTGAAGGCCGTCCTCGATTCGGTCCGGCGTGAGACGGAGCATATCCTCTGCCTCGGCGACTTGTATGAATGTCATATCGGTAAAAAGCGGCGCAACGAACGGTTCCACGAAGTATCCGACGTCGTGTCGTACGACCCGGACTACGAGGCGCTGCTCACGTTCCCGAGCCTGCGTGGCAATCAAGAGGAACGGATTGACGAGGTGCTCGTCGTGTCGCATCCGGTCAAGACCCGGATTTCGTTATTGCCGGAACAGACGACGCTCGATGAGGCGCTATTCTTGCATGGCCATCAAGTGAACTGGAGCCCGGACTGGGAACCGATCGTCGAGAAAGGCAAGTATCCGCTCGTCTTTATCGGACATAGTCATATCCCGGGGATTTACCGAAAAGGTCGCTCGATTCCCTGGGAAATCGGCAAGCCGTTCACCTTGAAGAAAAAACGGTACGTCATCAACGTCGGCGCCGTCATCTTTGACCGTGAGTGGTGTTTGTATGACACGAAAGCTCGGACAGTCACACGCATGAAGGCATAAGAAAAGGGACCCCTCGATCGGGTCCCTTTTGTCGTCCTTACATTTCTTCTGGAGCTTGAACGCCGATCAAACGGAGTCCTTCCGTCAACACGATCGTCACCGCTTTGACGAGGGCGAGACGTGACTGTTTGCCTGCATCTTCTTCGAGGACACGGACATGCCCGTAATACTTGTTAAACGCTTGTGCCAAGTCAAGGACGTAACGGCTGATGATCGACGGTTCACGGCGCTCATGGGCACGCGTGATCACGTGCGGGAACGCGTTGAGCATCGTTACGACGCCCCACGTGTGATCGTCGTCTGCACCAGTGAACGTCGAGCCGTCGTAGTTGCCTTTACGGAGGAGTGAGTTCGCACGCGCGTTCGTGTACTGCACGTAAGGGCCCGTCTCCCCTTCGAATTTGAGCATGCTGTCGAGGTCGAACTCGATGTTGTTGATGCGCTCGTTCTTCAAATCGTGGAAGATGACCGCGCCGACACCGACCATGCGAGCCACGTCGTCCGCGTTCGCAAGTTCCGGGTTCTTCTGGGCGATGTTGCCTTGAGCTTTCTCGATTGCTTCTTTCAGCACTTCCTCGAGCAAGACGATGCGGCCTTTACGTGTCGACATCTTCTTCCCTTCTTGCAAAATCAAGCCGAACGGCACGTGGTGCATGCCATCGACGAAGTCGTAGCCGAGTTTACGAAGGACTGAGAACAGTTGCTTGAAGTGAAGCGCCTGTTCGCCACCGACGACGTAGTTCGCTTGGACGAAGTTATACGTCTCATGACGATAGACGGCAGCTGCCAAGTCACGAGTCGCATAGAGCGTCGCGCCATCTTTCTTTTTGATTAAGCATGGCGGCAAGTTCTCGTCCTCGAGCGAGACGACCATCGCCCCTTCACTTTCGACGAGAAGGTTCTTCTCTTCGAGCATGGCGACGACGCGGTCCATCTTGTCGTTATAGAACGCTTCCCCGTTAAAGCTGTCGAATTCGACGCCGAGCAGGTCGTACACTTTTTGGAACTCTTTGAGCGACTCTTCACGGAACCATGTCCAAAGTTCAGTCGCTTCCTCGTTGCCGTCTTCAAGTTTCTTGAACCACGCACGGCCCTCGTCTTCGAGTTCCGGTTGTGTCTTCGCTTCTTCGTGGAAGTGCACGTATAACTTCAACAGTTCAGCAATCGGATGCTCACGGACCGCTTCCTCGTTGCCCCACTTCTTGTAGGCGACCATCAGTTTCCCGAACTGTGTTCCCCAGTCTCCGAGGTGGTTGACCCCGACGACGTCGTAGCCGTTTTTACGGGCGATTTGGTTGATGGCGTTCCCGATTACCGTCGAACGGAGGTGTCCCATCGAGAACGGTTTGGCGATGTTCGGTGACGAGAAGTCGGTCACGATCGTCTCGTTTCGTGTCGCGTGCGTCGCATAATC
This genomic interval carries:
- a CDS encoding metallophosphoesterase family protein, yielding MKLAIISDPHGSFDDLKAVLDSVRRETEHILCLGDLYECHIGKKRRNERFHEVSDVVSYDPDYEALLTFPSLRGNQEERIDEVLVVSHPVKTRISLLPEQTTLDEALFLHGHQVNWSPDWEPIVEKGKYPLVFIGHSHIPGIYRKGRSIPWEIGKPFTLKKKRYVINVGAVIFDREWCLYDTKARTVTRMKA
- a CDS encoding DUF4367 domain-containing protein; this encodes MSQVKLVYENDVESLTIWATTNLGWNHVTGWDESIKLSDGSSGHYTEVDQTKMVSWQYENVEYAIDYSGSRLSKEELLKIASSIEK
- a CDS encoding YajQ family cyclic di-GMP-binding protein; its protein translation is MAKDNSFDIVSEMNLEEVKNAIQIAEKEILNRYDFKGSKSEMSLDNGDLVLVSDDDYKLEQLKDVMITKLIKRGVPTKNLDYQKVERALGGTVRQRVKLKSGIDKDDAKKINNAIKESKLKVKSQIQDDQIRVTAKSRDDLQAVMQLVRELELSVDAQFTNYR
- a CDS encoding MMPL family transporter, which gives rise to MERLGQALVRWRYAVVLIWTVLLAVSVYFGLQLPSELRGNGFAIQDGRFAQVEDTLNDRFDRAGASMIVLLEGGDLETVIEQQRDRLVEIDGVDGVIRPAENPDARSGDVAYLLLEFEDYDTAEASIEDVRGALIRDTDTDVRLTGEPVFADDLNEASKNDLIRAELIGIPVALLVLLLVFGTPLAAFMPLFVGLITFIVAAGSLFFFAQTMELSIFVLNAVAMIAIALGIDFSLLLVNRYREELAKGKSREAAIVRTVATAGRSILFSGLCVFVGLAGLLFIQVDVFQAIALGALIAVAGAVLSALTLLPSALYIVGDAINKGRLVKTNETRSEVRWQKLARFVMRRPVTMTLVALLLLLPSLWFVRDLELNIPDADALPTSYESRAALERWDDVFGETSTDAVLLFETNDLTDSMILDELTALTDELSDDPIVDNVTTFLTASGLEPVEFQQLAEAAPEQLEAFERLVTLEGNTDLALVNVSFNVPPSDKDAQAFVRDWRESGFDVGGPAAFNEEIYEEIYDSIPYAVVTVIMATMIILMWAFRSVLIPIKAIIMNVLGLGATFGLLVIIFESGYVYDAETISILTPVFIFSLVFGLSMDYEVFLVSRIEEYYRETGDNDYATEMGLAKTSKIITSAAVIMIVVTGAFAFTGVSPIKQLGVGIALAIFIDATIIRILLVPSLMKMFGDWNWWWFGKKDLPKRNLH
- the argS gene encoding arginine--tRNA ligase; protein product: MSYERKYAEALSRVIGDELTLDQIEALIEKPKHEAHGDLAFPCFQLAKAYRKAPVMIATDIANDLNDELFTKVEAAGPYVNVFLSRDVVSQEIINMVLDEKADYATHATRNETIVTDFSSPNIAKPFSMGHLRSTVIGNAINQIARKNGYDVVGVNHLGDWGTQFGKLMVAYKKWGNEEAVREHPIAELLKLYVHFHEEAKTQPELEDEGRAWFKKLEDGNEEATELWTWFREESLKEFQKVYDLLGVEFDSFNGEAFYNDKMDRVVAMLEEKNLLVESEGAMVVSLEDENLPPCLIKKKDGATLYATRDLAAAVYRHETYNFVQANYVVGGEQALHFKQLFSVLRKLGYDFVDGMHHVPFGLILQEGKKMSTRKGRIVLLEEVLKEAIEKAQGNIAQKNPELANADDVARMVGVGAVIFHDLKNERINNIEFDLDSMLKFEGETGPYVQYTNARANSLLRKGNYDGSTFTGADDDHTWGVVTMLNAFPHVITRAHERREPSIISRYVLDLAQAFNKYYGHVRVLEEDAGKQSRLALVKAVTIVLTEGLRLIGVQAPEEM
- a CDS encoding YitT family protein; this encodes MKRVATILLGTLIMAFGYYYLNEQFGLAEGGFVGLALLGRYLFDIDPAISMIVLDIPFFLIALWWKGWRFVGQAVLAAASLSLSYAMWDRLDLLTFDIQVWPATLFAAIASGILTGYGLGLVLKSGGATGGDDLFALGLSKWTGVSVGTILIMFDVIVLAISLIYLPLSNALYTLLAVSIAGRVVTKMLTDDVVEQPAPAVIKPKLAPKNDLA
- the pulA gene encoding type I pullulanase, whose product is MEHTIDQQTNVDLDHMAYHGKDLGVTFKGDIIRLRVWSPVAEEMTVKLFRTPRARKFERIELERAEKGTWVTELDRASFEGYFYVFEAVVDGKRVESLDPYAKVVGVNGKRGCLLDPSALNPDHWVKERPLFHSSQEAVIYEAHVRDLTSHPDSGVMHRGKFLGMTEAGTKTSNGYPTALDYITALGVTHLQLMPFFDYGSVNESRESEANYNWGYDPVHYFAVEGSYASSADDPAARIVELKAMIQALHDRGIRVIMDVVFNHTYDALTTPLGQFVPDYYYRLNEDGTLADGSACGNDTASERAMMRKLIVECVSYWAKEFMIDGFRFDLMGLHDVKTMNQVRKALDRIDPSILVTGEGWNLDTPLSVRKKANQHNAHKMPRIAQFNDAIRDGVRGDVFIEDLPGWISGNTDMTADVKRGIAGAVTSQSFADEPNQVVNYVECHDNLTLWDKLAITNPDDDETTRRRRHRLATTIVMLGQGIPFLHSGQEFFRTKDGDENSFNSGEVVNRLDWTRAEQETPSVEYVKGLISLRKQYPLFRLENTEQIRKHLRFFDEEEGVIAFELSRHVEGYVERHLVYHNGLEKEVEVKLPAGKFEVHVEDHTVNLTAPRLLEDRHVMIAPLSTLVVTERRPDYSKYAVAGGAALAILGLWYVAKKRKNKQQ
- a CDS encoding YycC family protein, which encodes MRPLQLSPETAVELAKKLNVPLEELMHMPKHIIVKKMMELEAAKTETNEEKETE